A single region of the Manihot esculenta cultivar AM560-2 chromosome 12, M.esculenta_v8, whole genome shotgun sequence genome encodes:
- the LOC110628934 gene encoding uncharacterized protein LOC110628934, whose protein sequence is MSAQLSKTDSEVSSLTQSSPTSSSPTRRPVYYVQSPSRDSHDGEKTTNSLYSTPILSPTASPPQSHSNSSLGPHSRESSSTRFSGSHRKADGSNRKFSRKPWKEFDAIEEEGLLDGDITSHGLPRRCYFIAFVAGFFTLFSLFSLILWGASRPQKPTITMKSIVFDQFVVQAGSDFSGVATELVSMNCSVKLTFRNTATFFGVHVTSTPIDLTYSQLTVATGTIRNFYQSRKSQRLLTVMVKGSSIPLYGGGASLGSFNGAPTQPLPFRLYFMVRSSAYVLGKLVKPNFYKRVECLVVMDPKKMNVAISLKNKCNYQ, encoded by the exons ATGTCAGCACAGCTCTCCAAGACAGACTCAGAAGTAAGCAGCCTAACTCAGTCATCTCCTACAAGTTCATCCCCGACTCGCCGCCCTGTATACTACGTGCAGAGCCCATCAAGAGACTCTCACGACGGCGAGAAAACCACCAACTCCTTATACTCCACTCCAATTCTTAGCCCAACGGCGTCTCCTCCTCAATCCCACTCCAACTCTTCCTTAGGGCCTCACTCTCGAGAATCCTCCTCTACCCGCTTCTCTGGTTCCCACCGCAAGGCTGATGGATCCAACCGCAAATTCAGCCGGAAGCCATGGAAGGAGTTTGATGCCATTGAAGAAGAGGGTCTCCTGGACGGAGATATTACCTCACATGGGTTGCCTCGGCGTTGCTATTTCATTGCTTTCGTTGCAGGCTTCTTTACACTATTCTCTTTGTTTTCGTTGATTCTTTGGGGTGCGAGTCGACCTCAGAAACCTACAATCACCATGAAG AGTATAGTGTTTGATCAATTTGTAGTGCAAGCCGGTTCGGATTTCTCAGGAGTAGCGACGGAATTGGTGTCCATGAACTGCTCGGTGAAGCTCACATTTCGCAACACTGCTACGTTCTTTGGGGTTCATGTAACTTCAACACCTATCGATCTAACCTACTCTCAACTCACTGTAGCTACTGGAACT ATAAGAAATTTCTATCAATCAAGAAAGAGTCAAAGATTATTAACAGTGATGGTAAAGGGGAGTAGCATCCCATTGTATGGTGGCGGAGCTAGCTTGGGCAGCTTCAATGGTGCACCAACTCAACCACTGCCATTCAGACTTTATTTTATGGTCCGATCAAGTGCTTACGTTCTGGGAAAGCTGGTGAAGCCCAACTTCTACAAGAGGGTGGAATGCTTAGTAGTCATGGACCCAAAAAAAATGAACGTGGCAATTTCGCTCAAGAACAAGTGCAATTATCAGTAA
- the LOC110627721 gene encoding mitogen-activated protein kinase kinase kinase 20, translated as MDWFRGDCIGCGSFSTVNLAIPRSISAPLMAVKSCDVFESSLLENEKDVLTQLGNCEHVIQCFGGDQSVENGKMLYNLLLEYASGGSLSHLVKKSGGCLPESDARRYTRSILKGLHYIHAKGFAHCDIKLQNILLFENGEAKIADFGLAKKTGQKQSGEQGRIEFRGTPLYMSPESVNENEYDSPCDIWALGCALVEMVTGKPAWNCKQETNVAALLIRIGVGDELPEIPQELSKEAKDFLSKCFVKDPKRRWTADMLLDHPFVANETTVPLTEQFSPPSSSPRCPFEFPEWVSVPSSSPKSELWSNKEVESRFDWSSLSYSPSPAERLRQLGSDQGCNWSFSESWVTVR; from the coding sequence ATGGATTGGTTTCGCGGAGATTGTATTGGTTGTGGTAGCTTTTCCACTGTTAATTTGGCAATTCCCAGGAGTATCTCTGCTCCTTTAATGGCGGTGAAATCTTGTGATGTTTTTGAATCTTCTTTGCTTGAGAATGAGAAGGATGTCTTGACTCAACTTGGGAATTGTGAGCATGTCATCCAGTGTTTCGGCGGTGATCAGAGTGTTGAAAACGGGAAGATGTTGTATAATTTGCTGTTAGAGTATGCTTCTGGCggtagtttatctcatttggtAAAGAAATCTGGTGGTTGCTTGCCGGAATCGGATGCCAGACGCTACACGAGATCGATATTAAAGGGTCTTCATTATATTCACGCCAAAGGGTTTGCTCACTGCGATATAAAGCTTCAGAATATTTTGTTGTTTGAGAATGGGGAAGCGAAGATTGCAGACTTCGGATTGGCGAAGAAAACAGGGCAAAAGCAGAGTGGGGAACAAGGAAGAATCGAATTTCGAGGAACTCCTCTGTATATGTCGCCGGAATCAGTTAACGAAAACGAATACGATTCACCGTGTGATATTTGGGCACTTGGGTGTGCGTTGGTTGAGATGGTGACCGGAAAACCGGCATGGAATTGCAAGCAGGAAACAAACGTAGCAGCCTTGTTGATTCGAATTGGAGTAGGCGATGAATTGCCAGAAATCCCTCAAGAATTGTCTAAAGAAGCGAAGGATTTTCTATCAAAGTGTTTTGTTAAAGATCCTAAAAGGAGATGGACGGCTGATATGCTATTGGATCATCCTTTTGTTGCTAATGAAACTACTGTTCCATTGACGGAACAATTTTCTCCGCCATCATCATCCCCAAGATGTCCATTTGAGTTCCCAGAGTGGGTTTCAGTCCCATCTTCATCTCCAAAGTCAGAATTATGGTCTAACAAGGAAGTGGAATCAAGATTCGATTGGTCCTCTTTGTCATATTCACCGTCACCGGCAGAGAGACTCCGGCAGCTGGGGAGTGATCAAGGCTGCAATTGGTCTTTTTCTGAGAGTTGGGTCACTGTAAGGTGA